One Homo sapiens chromosome 3, GRCh38.p14 Primary Assembly genomic window carries:
- the ECE2 gene encoding endothelin-converting enzyme 2 isoform E (isoform E is encoded by transcript variant 5) has protein sequence MNVALQELGAGSNMVEYKRATLRDEDAPETPVEGGASPDAMEVGFQKGTRQLLGSRTQLELVLAGASLLLAALLLGCLVALGVQYHRDPSHSTCLTEACIRVAGKILESLDRGVSPCEDFYQFSCGGWIRRNPLPDGRSRWNTFNSLWDQNQAILKHLLENTTFNSSSEAEQKTQRFYLSCLQVERIEELGAQPLRDLIEKIGGWNITGPWDQDNFMEVLKAVAGTYRATPFFTVYISADSKSSNSNVIQVDQSGLFLPSRDYYLNRTANEKVLTAYLDYMEELGMLLGGRPTSTREQMQQVLELEIQLANITVPQDQRRDEEKIYHKMSISELQALAPSMDWLEFLSFLLSPLELSDSEPVVVYGMDYLQQVSELINRTEPSILNNYLIWNLVQKTTSSLDRRFESAQEKLLETLYGTKKSCVPRWQTCISNTDDALGFALGSLFVKATFDRQSKEIAEGMISEIRTAFEEALGQLVWMDEKTRQAAKEKADAIYDMIGFPDFILEPKELDDVYDGYEISEDSFFQNMLNLYNFSAKVMADQLRKPPSRDQWSMTPQTVNAYYLPTKNEIVFPAGILQAPFYARNHPKALNFGGIGVVMGHELTHAFDDQGREYDKEGNLRPWWQNESLAAFRNHTACMEEQYNQYQVNGERLNGRQTLGENIADNGGLKAAYNAYKAWLRKHGEEQQLPAVGLTNHQLFFVGFAQVWCSVRTPESSHEGLVTDPHSPARFRVLGTLSNSRDFLRHFGCPVGSPMNPGQLCEVW, from the exons ATGAACGTCGCGCTGCAGGAGCTGGGAGCTGGCAGCAAC ATGGTGGAGTACAAACGGGCCACGCTTCGGGATGAAGACGCACCCGAGACCCCCGTAGAGGGCGGGGCCTCCCCGGACGCCATGGAG GTGGGATTCCAGAAGGGGACAAGACAGCTGTTAGGCTCACGCACGCAGCTGGAGCTGGTCTTAGCAGGTGCCTCTCTACTGCTGGCTGCACTGCTTCTGGGCTGCCTTGTGGCCCTAGGGGTCCAGTACCACAGAG ACCCATCCCACAGCACCTGCCTTACAGAGGCCTGCATTCGAGTGGCTGGAAAAATCCTGGAGTCCCTGGACCGAGGGGTGAGCCCCTGTGAGGACTTTTACCAGTTCTCCTGTGGGGGCTGGATTCGGAGGAACCCCCTGCCCGATGGGCGTTCTCGCTGGAACACCTTCAACAGCCTCTGGGACCAAAACCAGGCCATACTGAAGCACCTGCTTG AAAACACCACCTTCAACTCCAGCAGTGAAGCTGAGCAGAAGACACAGCGCTTCTACCTATCTTGCCTACAGGTGGAGCGCATTGAGGAGCTGGGAGCCCAGCCACTGAGAGACCTCATTGAGAAG ATTGGTGGTTGGAACATTACGGGGCCCTGGGACCAGGACAACTTTATGGAGGTGTTGAAGGCAGTAGCAGGGACCTACAGGGCCACCCCATTCTTCACCGTCTACATCAGTGCCGACTCTAAGAGTTCCAACAGCAATGTTATCCAG GTGGACCAGTCTGGGCTCTTTCTGCCCTCTCGGGATTACTACTTAAACAGAACTGCCAATGAGAAA GTGCTCACTGCCTATCTGGATTACATGGAGGAACTGGGGATGCTGCTGGGTGGGCGGCCCACCTCCACGAGGGAGCAGATGCAGCAGGTGCTGGAGTTGGAGATACAGCTGGCCAACATCACAGTGCCCCAGGACCAGCGGCGCGACGAGGAGAAGATCTACCACAAGATGAGCATTTCGGAGCTGCAG gctcTGGCGCCCTCCATGGACTGGCTTGAGTTCCTGTCTTTCTTGCTGTCACCATTGGAGTTGAGTGACTCTGAGCCTGTGGTGGTGTATGGGATGGATTATTTGCAGCAGGTGTCAGAGCTCATCAACCGCACGGAACCAAG CATCCTGAACAATTACCTGATCTGGAACCTGGTGCAAAAGACAACCTCAAGCCTGGACCGACGCTTTGAGTCTGCACAAGAGAAGCTGCTGGAGACCCTCTATGGCACTAAGAAG TCCTGTGTGCCGAGGTGGCAGACCTGCATCTCCAACACGGATGACGCCCTTGGCTTTGCTTTGGGGTCCCTCTTCGTGAAGGCCACGTTTGACCGGCAAAGCAAAGAAATT GCAGAGGGGATGATCAGCGAAATCCGGACCGCATTTGAGGAGGCCCTGGGACAGCTGGTTTGGATGGATGAGAAGACCCGCCAGGCAGCCAAGGAGAAA GCAGATGCCATCTATGATATGATTGGTTTCCCAGACTTTATCCTGGAGCCCAAAGAGCTGGATGATGTTTATGACGGG TACGAAATTTCTGAAGATTCTTTCTTCCAAAACATGTTGAATTTGTACAACTTCTCTGCCAAGGTTATGGCTGACCAGCTCCGCAAGCCTCCCAGCCGAGACCA GTGGAGCATGACCCCCCAGACAGTGAATGCCTACTACCTTCCAACTAAGAATGAGATCGTCTTCCCCGCTGGCATCCTGCAGGCCCCCTTCTATGCCCGCAACCACCCCAA GGCCCTGAACTTCGGTGGCATCGGTGTGGTCATGGGCCATGAGTTGACGCATGCCTTTGATGACCAAG GGCGCGAGTATGACAAAGAAGGGAACCTGCGGCCCTGGTGGCAGAATGAGTCCCTGGCAGCCTTCCGGAACCACACGGCCTGCATGGAGGAACAGTACAATCAATACCAGGTCAATGGGGAGAGGCTCAACGGCCGCCAGACGCTGGGGGAGAACATTGCTGACAACGGGGGGCTGAAGGCTGCCTACAAT GCTTACAAAGCATGGCTGAGAAAGCATGGGGAGGAGCAGCAACTGCCAGCCGTGGGGCTCACCAACCACCAGCTCTTCTTCGTGGGATTTGCCCAG GTGTGGTGCTCGGTCCGCACACCAGAGAGCTCTCACGAGGGGCTGGTGACCGACCCCCACAGCCCTGCCCGCTTCCGCGTGCTGGGCACTCTCTCCAACTCCCGTGACTTCCTGCGGCACTTCGGCTGCCCTGTCGGCTCCCCCATGAACCCAGGGCAGCTGTGTGAGGTGTGGTAG
- the ECE2 gene encoding endothelin-converting enzyme 2 isoform B (isoform B is encoded by transcript variant 2) gives MNVALQELGAGSNVGFQKGTRQLLGSRTQLELVLAGASLLLAALLLGCLVALGVQYHRDPSHSTCLTEACIRVAGKILESLDRGVSPCEDFYQFSCGGWIRRNPLPDGRSRWNTFNSLWDQNQAILKHLLENTTFNSSSEAEQKTQRFYLSCLQVERIEELGAQPLRDLIEKIGGWNITGPWDQDNFMEVLKAVAGTYRATPFFTVYISADSKSSNSNVIQVDQSGLFLPSRDYYLNRTANEKVLTAYLDYMEELGMLLGGRPTSTREQMQQVLELEIQLANITVPQDQRRDEEKIYHKMSISELQALAPSMDWLEFLSFLLSPLELSDSEPVVVYGMDYLQQVSELINRTEPSILNNYLIWNLVQKTTSSLDRRFESAQEKLLETLYGTKKSCVPRWQTCISNTDDALGFALGSLFVKATFDRQSKEIAEGMISEIRTAFEEALGQLVWMDEKTRQAAKEKADAIYDMIGFPDFILEPKELDDVYDGYEISEDSFFQNMLNLYNFSAKVMADQLRKPPSRDQWSMTPQTVNAYYLPTKNEIVFPAGILQAPFYARNHPKALNFGGIGVVMGHELTHAFDDQGREYDKEGNLRPWWQNESLAAFRNHTACMEEQYNQYQVNGERLNGRQTLGENIADNGGLKAAYNAYKAWLRKHGEEQQLPAVGLTNHQLFFVGFAQVWCSVRTPESSHEGLVTDPHSPARFRVLGTLSNSRDFLRHFGCPVGSPMNPGQLCEVW, from the exons ATGAACGTCGCGCTGCAGGAGCTGGGAGCTGGCAGCAAC GTGGGATTCCAGAAGGGGACAAGACAGCTGTTAGGCTCACGCACGCAGCTGGAGCTGGTCTTAGCAGGTGCCTCTCTACTGCTGGCTGCACTGCTTCTGGGCTGCCTTGTGGCCCTAGGGGTCCAGTACCACAGAG ACCCATCCCACAGCACCTGCCTTACAGAGGCCTGCATTCGAGTGGCTGGAAAAATCCTGGAGTCCCTGGACCGAGGGGTGAGCCCCTGTGAGGACTTTTACCAGTTCTCCTGTGGGGGCTGGATTCGGAGGAACCCCCTGCCCGATGGGCGTTCTCGCTGGAACACCTTCAACAGCCTCTGGGACCAAAACCAGGCCATACTGAAGCACCTGCTTG AAAACACCACCTTCAACTCCAGCAGTGAAGCTGAGCAGAAGACACAGCGCTTCTACCTATCTTGCCTACAGGTGGAGCGCATTGAGGAGCTGGGAGCCCAGCCACTGAGAGACCTCATTGAGAAG ATTGGTGGTTGGAACATTACGGGGCCCTGGGACCAGGACAACTTTATGGAGGTGTTGAAGGCAGTAGCAGGGACCTACAGGGCCACCCCATTCTTCACCGTCTACATCAGTGCCGACTCTAAGAGTTCCAACAGCAATGTTATCCAG GTGGACCAGTCTGGGCTCTTTCTGCCCTCTCGGGATTACTACTTAAACAGAACTGCCAATGAGAAA GTGCTCACTGCCTATCTGGATTACATGGAGGAACTGGGGATGCTGCTGGGTGGGCGGCCCACCTCCACGAGGGAGCAGATGCAGCAGGTGCTGGAGTTGGAGATACAGCTGGCCAACATCACAGTGCCCCAGGACCAGCGGCGCGACGAGGAGAAGATCTACCACAAGATGAGCATTTCGGAGCTGCAG gctcTGGCGCCCTCCATGGACTGGCTTGAGTTCCTGTCTTTCTTGCTGTCACCATTGGAGTTGAGTGACTCTGAGCCTGTGGTGGTGTATGGGATGGATTATTTGCAGCAGGTGTCAGAGCTCATCAACCGCACGGAACCAAG CATCCTGAACAATTACCTGATCTGGAACCTGGTGCAAAAGACAACCTCAAGCCTGGACCGACGCTTTGAGTCTGCACAAGAGAAGCTGCTGGAGACCCTCTATGGCACTAAGAAG TCCTGTGTGCCGAGGTGGCAGACCTGCATCTCCAACACGGATGACGCCCTTGGCTTTGCTTTGGGGTCCCTCTTCGTGAAGGCCACGTTTGACCGGCAAAGCAAAGAAATT GCAGAGGGGATGATCAGCGAAATCCGGACCGCATTTGAGGAGGCCCTGGGACAGCTGGTTTGGATGGATGAGAAGACCCGCCAGGCAGCCAAGGAGAAA GCAGATGCCATCTATGATATGATTGGTTTCCCAGACTTTATCCTGGAGCCCAAAGAGCTGGATGATGTTTATGACGGG TACGAAATTTCTGAAGATTCTTTCTTCCAAAACATGTTGAATTTGTACAACTTCTCTGCCAAGGTTATGGCTGACCAGCTCCGCAAGCCTCCCAGCCGAGACCA GTGGAGCATGACCCCCCAGACAGTGAATGCCTACTACCTTCCAACTAAGAATGAGATCGTCTTCCCCGCTGGCATCCTGCAGGCCCCCTTCTATGCCCGCAACCACCCCAA GGCCCTGAACTTCGGTGGCATCGGTGTGGTCATGGGCCATGAGTTGACGCATGCCTTTGATGACCAAG GGCGCGAGTATGACAAAGAAGGGAACCTGCGGCCCTGGTGGCAGAATGAGTCCCTGGCAGCCTTCCGGAACCACACGGCCTGCATGGAGGAACAGTACAATCAATACCAGGTCAATGGGGAGAGGCTCAACGGCCGCCAGACGCTGGGGGAGAACATTGCTGACAACGGGGGGCTGAAGGCTGCCTACAAT GCTTACAAAGCATGGCTGAGAAAGCATGGGGAGGAGCAGCAACTGCCAGCCGTGGGGCTCACCAACCACCAGCTCTTCTTCGTGGGATTTGCCCAG GTGTGGTGCTCGGTCCGCACACCAGAGAGCTCTCACGAGGGGCTGGTGACCGACCCCCACAGCCCTGCCCGCTTCCGCGTGCTGGGCACTCTCTCCAACTCCCGTGACTTCCTGCGGCACTTCGGCTGCCCTGTCGGCTCCCCCATGAACCCAGGGCAGCTGTGTGAGGTGTGGTAG
- the ECE2 gene encoding endothelin-converting enzyme 2 isoform D (isoform D is encoded by transcript variant 4): MNVALQELGAGSNMVEYKRATLRDEDAPETPVEGGASPDAMEVGKGASPFSPGPSPGMTPGTPRSSGLFWRVTCPHLRSISGLCSRTMVGFQKGTRQLLGSRTQLELVLAGASLLLAALLLGCLVALGVQYHRDPSHSTCLTEACIRVAGKILESLDRGVSPCEDFYQFSCGGWIRRNPLPDGRSRWNTFNSLWDQNQAILKHLLENTTFNSSSEAEQKTQRFYLSCLQVERIEELGAQPLRDLIEKIGGWNITGPWDQDNFMEVLKAVAGTYRATPFFTVYISADSKSSNSNVIQVDQSGLFLPSRDYYLNRTANEKVLTAYLDYMEELGMLLGGRPTSTREQMQQVLELEIQLANITVPQDQRRDEEKIYHKMSISELQALAPSMDWLEFLSFLLSPLELSDSEPVVVYGMDYLQQVSELINRTEPSILNNYLIWNLVQKTTSSLDRRFESAQEKLLETLYGTKKSCVPRWQTCISNTDDALGFALGSLFVKATFDRQSKEIAEGMISEIRTAFEEALGQLVWMDEKTRQAAKEKADAIYDMIGFPDFILEPKELDDVYDGYEISEDSFFQNMLNLYNFSAKVMADQLRKPPSRDQWSMTPQTVNAYYLPTKNEIVFPAGILQAPFYARNHPKALNFGGIGVVMGHELTHAFDDQGREYDKEGNLRPWWQNESLAAFRNHTACMEEQYNQYQVNGERLNGRQTLGENIADNGGLKAAYNAYKAWLRKHGEEQQLPAVGLTNHQLFFVGFAQVWCSVRTPESSHEGLVTDPHSPARFRVLGTLSNSRDFLRHFGCPVGSPMNPGQLCEVW; encoded by the exons ATGAACGTCGCGCTGCAGGAGCTGGGAGCTGGCAGCAAC ATGGTGGAGTACAAACGGGCCACGCTTCGGGATGAAGACGCACCCGAGACCCCCGTAGAGGGCGGGGCCTCCCCGGACGCCATGGAGGTGGGCAAGGGGGCTTCCCCTTTCTCACCAGGCCCCAGCCCTGGCATGACGCCTGGCACACCCAGGAGCTCTGGGCTGTTCTGGAGGGTCACCTGCCCCCACCTCCGCTCcatctctggcctctgctctAGGACTATG GTGGGATTCCAGAAGGGGACAAGACAGCTGTTAGGCTCACGCACGCAGCTGGAGCTGGTCTTAGCAGGTGCCTCTCTACTGCTGGCTGCACTGCTTCTGGGCTGCCTTGTGGCCCTAGGGGTCCAGTACCACAGAG ACCCATCCCACAGCACCTGCCTTACAGAGGCCTGCATTCGAGTGGCTGGAAAAATCCTGGAGTCCCTGGACCGAGGGGTGAGCCCCTGTGAGGACTTTTACCAGTTCTCCTGTGGGGGCTGGATTCGGAGGAACCCCCTGCCCGATGGGCGTTCTCGCTGGAACACCTTCAACAGCCTCTGGGACCAAAACCAGGCCATACTGAAGCACCTGCTTG AAAACACCACCTTCAACTCCAGCAGTGAAGCTGAGCAGAAGACACAGCGCTTCTACCTATCTTGCCTACAGGTGGAGCGCATTGAGGAGCTGGGAGCCCAGCCACTGAGAGACCTCATTGAGAAG ATTGGTGGTTGGAACATTACGGGGCCCTGGGACCAGGACAACTTTATGGAGGTGTTGAAGGCAGTAGCAGGGACCTACAGGGCCACCCCATTCTTCACCGTCTACATCAGTGCCGACTCTAAGAGTTCCAACAGCAATGTTATCCAG GTGGACCAGTCTGGGCTCTTTCTGCCCTCTCGGGATTACTACTTAAACAGAACTGCCAATGAGAAA GTGCTCACTGCCTATCTGGATTACATGGAGGAACTGGGGATGCTGCTGGGTGGGCGGCCCACCTCCACGAGGGAGCAGATGCAGCAGGTGCTGGAGTTGGAGATACAGCTGGCCAACATCACAGTGCCCCAGGACCAGCGGCGCGACGAGGAGAAGATCTACCACAAGATGAGCATTTCGGAGCTGCAG gctcTGGCGCCCTCCATGGACTGGCTTGAGTTCCTGTCTTTCTTGCTGTCACCATTGGAGTTGAGTGACTCTGAGCCTGTGGTGGTGTATGGGATGGATTATTTGCAGCAGGTGTCAGAGCTCATCAACCGCACGGAACCAAG CATCCTGAACAATTACCTGATCTGGAACCTGGTGCAAAAGACAACCTCAAGCCTGGACCGACGCTTTGAGTCTGCACAAGAGAAGCTGCTGGAGACCCTCTATGGCACTAAGAAG TCCTGTGTGCCGAGGTGGCAGACCTGCATCTCCAACACGGATGACGCCCTTGGCTTTGCTTTGGGGTCCCTCTTCGTGAAGGCCACGTTTGACCGGCAAAGCAAAGAAATT GCAGAGGGGATGATCAGCGAAATCCGGACCGCATTTGAGGAGGCCCTGGGACAGCTGGTTTGGATGGATGAGAAGACCCGCCAGGCAGCCAAGGAGAAA GCAGATGCCATCTATGATATGATTGGTTTCCCAGACTTTATCCTGGAGCCCAAAGAGCTGGATGATGTTTATGACGGG TACGAAATTTCTGAAGATTCTTTCTTCCAAAACATGTTGAATTTGTACAACTTCTCTGCCAAGGTTATGGCTGACCAGCTCCGCAAGCCTCCCAGCCGAGACCA GTGGAGCATGACCCCCCAGACAGTGAATGCCTACTACCTTCCAACTAAGAATGAGATCGTCTTCCCCGCTGGCATCCTGCAGGCCCCCTTCTATGCCCGCAACCACCCCAA GGCCCTGAACTTCGGTGGCATCGGTGTGGTCATGGGCCATGAGTTGACGCATGCCTTTGATGACCAAG GGCGCGAGTATGACAAAGAAGGGAACCTGCGGCCCTGGTGGCAGAATGAGTCCCTGGCAGCCTTCCGGAACCACACGGCCTGCATGGAGGAACAGTACAATCAATACCAGGTCAATGGGGAGAGGCTCAACGGCCGCCAGACGCTGGGGGAGAACATTGCTGACAACGGGGGGCTGAAGGCTGCCTACAAT GCTTACAAAGCATGGCTGAGAAAGCATGGGGAGGAGCAGCAACTGCCAGCCGTGGGGCTCACCAACCACCAGCTCTTCTTCGTGGGATTTGCCCAG GTGTGGTGCTCGGTCCGCACACCAGAGAGCTCTCACGAGGGGCTGGTGACCGACCCCCACAGCCCTGCCCGCTTCCGCGTGCTGGGCACTCTCTCCAACTCCCGTGACTTCCTGCGGCACTTCGGCTGCCCTGTCGGCTCCCCCATGAACCCAGGGCAGCTGTGTGAGGTGTGGTAG